The Paenibacillus yonginensis genome segment TGGCCCCCTTTTTTAGATGATGCTTATTTTACTCATTTTCATCTCATTTTTATCTTATTTTTGAGATACCGGAACAAAAATGAAACACGCCCGTTTCAGCTGAATCCGGGCGTGCTATTCTAACTATGAAGTTTTGACAAACAGAGGTTTAATCGCACATTCGCAATATTTTTCCGCGATCTGTTTCGAAGTATAACCCAAATCATGAAGATAGAAGATCAGCTCCGGCTTCAGGGAAGCCGCAATCAAGCTGGAGGTGAACATCAGATCGACCGATGCCAGCTCCTGCTTTTGCTCTGCTTCTTCCAGCAGTTCATGCACCTTGCCGCGGATGAATATAAAAGGCGGTAACTCGTACAGATTGGCTTTCGCTTCCTCCAGCCGGCTGGAGTTGAACAGTGCCTTGAGGCTCTGCAGATCATCATCCAGATTCATGATCAGCTTCTTCATGATGGTGGACAGCCTTACAACGACCGGAAGATCTTGATTTTCCAATAAATAGGTTTCAATTTCGCCGATCATGCGGTTGAACTTGTTCTCCATCAGGGAGAAACAAAGCTTGCTTTTGCTGGAGTAACGGCGGTACAGCGTACCTTGGCCGATCCCTGTCTCCTGGGCGATTCGGTGCATCGAAACTTCCTCTACGCCCAGTTCCTTAAATAAAGTCTGAGCCGTCTCCTGAATCTTCAGGGACACCTCATCTCTCTCTTTATTGTTCGGCAACAGGTTTCACTTCTTTCAGGTCGGCTTCATCTTTGGCGAATGTCCGTTTGACAAACAATCCAATGATGAAAGCAACGGCGGCGAAGTAGACACCCGTCATAAACGAATTGTGCAGACCGGAAACCATGGCTTCAATTGGATTCTGAGCGCCGTTATTCTCAATATAACGTTTAGTGCCGGAGGTCATGATACTGATGAACAAAGCCGTACCGATTGCGCCGGCCACCTGCTGAAGGGTGTTCATGATCGCGGTGCCGTGCGGATACAGACGTTTTGGCAGCTGGTTCAGCGCCGTTGTCTGCGCAGGCATCATAACCATGGAAATGCCGATCATCATCAGCACATGGATCAGAATCACATGCAGCTTCGACCAGGAAGAGTCTACCTGCGAGAACAAGAAGATCGAAATAACCGTCAGCGCAAGACCTGGAACCACCAGAGCCCGCGGGCCAAATTTATCGAACAGCTTCCCTGCGATCGGAGCCATCAGACCGTTCACAATGCCGCCAGGCATCAGAACAAGACCGGCTGCCAGAGCTGTCATGCCCAGCACGTTCTGGAGGAACAGCGGCAGCATGATCATGGTGGAGAACAAGCTCATCATCATGATCAGCATCAAGATAGTAACAATGGAGAACATCGGGTATCTGAACGCTCTCAGATCCAGCATCGGTTCTTTGACTACTAGTTGACGCCACACAAACAAGACCAGACACACGGCTCCGCCAGCGATCGTCCAAATCACGGTAGTGTCGGACCAGCTGTGCTCGCCCGCGCGGCTGAATCCGTAAACCACACCGCCAAATCCGAGGGTAGACAAAATAATCGAAAGAAAATCGACTTTAGGTTTTGTAAGCTCGGTTACATTTTTCAAAAATACCGCCGCAAAAATAATCGAAAAAGCTGCCAAAGGAATGATGATAAAGAACAGCCATCTCCAGTTCAGCGATTCTACGATCAAACCGGACAAAGTCGGGCCGATCGCCGGAGCCGTCATAATAACGAGACCGATCATCCCCATCGCTGCACCGCGGTTCTGCGGTGGGAATATGGCCAAAATGGTGTTCATCAGCACGGGAAGCATCAAACCGGTTCCAAGTGCCTGAACAATCCGTCCGACCAGCAGCACACCAAATGCAGGCGAAACGCCGCAAATAATCGTACCGATCAGGAACAGGGTCATCGCCCCGATAAACATCTGTCTAGTTGTAAACCATTGCTGCAGCAGCGCCGTCACCGGCACCAGAATACCGACCACCAGCATGTAAGCCGTTGCCAGCCACTGAACCGTCGGTTCGTCGATCCCGAAATTTCTCATCAGGTCGGGAAAAGCGATATTCAGCAAAGTCTCGTTCAGAATCGATACAAAAGCACCGATAATGAGCGCGGCAACAATGGGCCCTCTCTTGATTTTGCTTAAATCTAAGTTAGCTGAGGATGATGCTCCAGCTCCCATATCCAAAACTTCCACTCTCCTTTTGTCTATACGCGGACAATTGTCCGGCTATGACGTTTATCATAGCTGACAATTGTCCGCTCGTCAATGGAAGGAATGGCTATAAAATGGCTGCCTTTAAAAAAAGTCCATCAGCGCTGTTCCGCGCTGCGGGATAACCCGCTCGAGCAGGGCAATCCCTGCCTGGCTTCCGCCGATCCGTTCGGCAAGATAAAGCTCCCGCGGCCGTTTGTAGCCCAGCAGCATTGCCGCCAGGGATTGAATATCGCAGCTGACGACAGCAGCAGCGGACCCCTCTTCGGCGGAGTCAGCAACGACACCTTTGGCCGCTGCGGCGAAATCTGCTTCTGTACCTGTCTCCTCGCTCTCCGGCTTAGCTGTTGCTGGGGTCACCCTTCCCTGTCCGTCCGGACCAATCCGAAGCTCCCACTCCCCGTCGTTCCAGGCCGCAAATTCGTCTTGAAGACTCAGCCTAACAGCCGTCTCTCTGTCTGTACCGGGGGAAGGTTCAAATTTATACCGCTCGACAAACGCCTGCACATCGACGATCCGGGCCATGAAATACGGCCGGGTCTCCTGCTTGCAGCGCGGATCATTCAGCAGATACGGCAGCAGATCATCGGATGGGACATGATCGACCACTACCCGGGCCACCTTGGAATCATGCTGATTCAGAAATTCCCACAGTCCCCGGCGGGCCGTTTCGTTCCCGTACACAAACTCATCCACCGTCAGTTCCTCGCCGCTGATCTTGTAAAGCAGGTAACCTTCTGGCTTTCCGGCTTCGGAATAATAAACAGCCGTAAGCAGCTCATCGTCGAACACGGAATGCTCCCACCATTCCCGGCTTCGAACCAGCGTTCCGTTGTACCGTTCGGCAAACCTTTCATATAGAGGCGCAAGGGTACTGAGGTCTCTGACTCCTCTTTTGACAAAGCCAGAGGCCTGGAATTTGCCGGTGACTCCCAGAGCGGGAACCGGGATCGTATATTTCTTATATTCGGTATAGACCTCCCAGCCAAAACGGCGGTAAAAAGGGATCAGGAACGGATGCAGGCAGGACAGCATTTGCCCCTGTTCCTTCATCACCTTTAACGCTTGCTGCAGGAGCTGGTTAACCAGACCCTTGCGGCGATGCTCCGGCCAGGTGCAGACGCCGGCAATGCCGCCCATCGGGATTCTAGTCCCCTGTATGTAAAGCTCCAAAGGCAGCAGGATCAGGCG includes the following:
- a CDS encoding DHA2 family efflux MFS transporter permease subunit — protein: MGAGASSSANLDLSKIKRGPIVAALIIGAFVSILNETLLNIAFPDLMRNFGIDEPTVQWLATAYMLVVGILVPVTALLQQWFTTRQMFIGAMTLFLIGTIICGVSPAFGVLLVGRIVQALGTGLMLPVLMNTILAIFPPQNRGAAMGMIGLVIMTAPAIGPTLSGLIVESLNWRWLFFIIIPLAAFSIIFAAVFLKNVTELTKPKVDFLSIILSTLGFGGVVYGFSRAGEHSWSDTTVIWTIAGGAVCLVLFVWRQLVVKEPMLDLRAFRYPMFSIVTILMLIMMMSLFSTMIMLPLFLQNVLGMTALAAGLVLMPGGIVNGLMAPIAGKLFDKFGPRALVVPGLALTVISIFLFSQVDSSWSKLHVILIHVLMMIGISMVMMPAQTTALNQLPKRLYPHGTAIMNTLQQVAGAIGTALFISIMTSGTKRYIENNGAQNPIEAMVSGLHNSFMTGVYFAAVAFIIGLFVKRTFAKDEADLKEVKPVAEQ
- a CDS encoding TetR/AcrR family transcriptional regulator, translated to MPNNKERDEVSLKIQETAQTLFKELGVEEVSMHRIAQETGIGQGTLYRRYSSKSKLCFSLMENKFNRMIGEIETYLLENQDLPVVVRLSTIMKKLIMNLDDDLQSLKALFNSSRLEEAKANLYELPPFIFIRGKVHELLEEAEQKQELASVDLMFTSSLIAASLKPELIFYLHDLGYTSKQIAEKYCECAIKPLFVKTS
- a CDS encoding GNAT family N-acetyltransferase; its protein translation is MEIRQLTIDEFDPSTDLAEYAFGYQLTAEERERRRARFKPEQVWGAWEGEELQARLILLPLELYIQGTRIPMGGIAGVCTWPEHRRKGLVNQLLQQALKVMKEQGQMLSCLHPFLIPFYRRFGWEVYTEYKKYTIPVPALGVTGKFQASGFVKRGVRDLSTLAPLYERFAERYNGTLVRSREWWEHSVFDDELLTAVYYSEAGKPEGYLLYKISGEELTVDEFVYGNETARRGLWEFLNQHDSKVARVVVDHVPSDDLLPYLLNDPRCKQETRPYFMARIVDVQAFVERYKFEPSPGTDRETAVRLSLQDEFAAWNDGEWELRIGPDGQGRVTPATAKPESEETGTEADFAAAAKGVVADSAEEGSAAAVVSCDIQSLAAMLLGYKRPRELYLAERIGGSQAGIALLERVIPQRGTALMDFF